In a genomic window of Myxococcota bacterium:
- the secE gene encoding preprotein translocase subunit SecE, producing the protein MEWNPVTWYSDSRQFLNEVRAEYRKVTWPTQKEAIAGTIGVLIVVTVLTSGLSLVDLSLSYLIQLVIPS; encoded by the coding sequence ATGGAGTGGAATCCGGTCACTTGGTACTCCGATTCACGCCAGTTCTTGAACGAGGTGCGTGCGGAGTATCGCAAGGTGACGTGGCCCACCCAGAAGGAGGCCATCGCCGGGACGATCGGGGTGCTGATCGTGGTCACGGTTCTCACCAGCGGTCTTTCGCTGGTGGATCTGTCGCTCAGCTACCTGATCCAGCTGGTCATTCCGTCTTAG
- the rplJ gene encoding 50S ribosomal protein L10 yields MLSRADKESQVAELKEKLDRATSMYVVDYRGLGVEDANQLRRRVRKEGGGDFEYKVTKNAVLRRATEGSDFAGMHEHFAGPTAVAISFGDPAGLAKILDEFSNDHEVFELKGGVVSGETLTPKDIAVLATLPSLDELRGKIVGLLQAPASKLARLVSEPGAGLARIVSAKSQQEG; encoded by the coding sequence GTGCTTTCACGAGCGGACAAGGAATCTCAGGTCGCCGAGCTCAAGGAAAAGCTCGACCGCGCGACGTCGATGTACGTGGTCGACTACCGCGGTCTCGGCGTCGAGGACGCGAACCAGCTGCGGCGTCGCGTGCGCAAGGAAGGTGGCGGCGACTTCGAGTACAAGGTCACGAAGAACGCCGTCCTGCGGCGCGCGACCGAGGGCTCGGACTTCGCGGGGATGCACGAGCACTTCGCTGGCCCGACGGCCGTGGCGATCTCGTTCGGCGACCCGGCCGGTCTCGCCAAGATCCTCGACGAATTCTCGAACGATCACGAGGTGTTCGAGCTGAAGGGGGGCGTCGTCAGCGGCGAGACCCTGACGCCGAAGGACATCGCCGTGCTCGCGACTCTGCCCAGTCTCGACGAGCTGCGCGGCAAGATCGTGGGCTTGCTCCAGGCGCCCGCCTCGAAGCTCGCGCGTCTCGTCAGCGAGCCCGGCGCCGGCCTGGCCCGGATCGTCAGCGCCAAGTCGCAGCAGGAGGGCTGA
- the rplK gene encoding 50S ribosomal protein L11 → MAKKVVAVVKLQCPAGQANPAPPVGPALGQHGVNIMEFCKAFNARTQDKQGLIIPAIISVYADRSFTFELKTPPAAVLLKRAAKIAKGSGEPNRTKVAKVTRAQLEEIATLKEPDLNAHEMDQAVKIIAGTARSMGIEVEG, encoded by the coding sequence GTGGCAAAGAAAGTCGTTGCCGTGGTGAAGCTGCAGTGCCCGGCTGGCCAGGCGAATCCGGCGCCGCCGGTCGGACCGGCGCTGGGTCAGCACGGCGTGAACATCATGGAGTTCTGCAAGGCGTTCAACGCGCGGACGCAGGACAAGCAGGGTCTCATCATCCCCGCGATCATCTCGGTCTATGCGGATCGCTCGTTCACGTTCGAGCTGAAGACGCCGCCCGCTGCCGTGTTGCTGAAGCGGGCCGCGAAGATCGCGAAGGGGTCGGGCGAGCCGAACCGGACCAAGGTGGCGAAGGTGACCCGAGCTCAGCTCGAGGAGATCGCAACCTTGAAGGAGCCCGATCTCAACGCACATGAGATGGATCAGGCGGTGAAGATCATCGCGGGCACCGCGCGGTCGATGGGGATCGAGGTCGAGGGTTAG
- the nusG gene encoding transcription termination/antitermination protein NusG — protein sequence MSKQWYIVHTYSGHENKAMQALLERAKAMGKEELFDEVLIPEETVVEMVKGTKRTSKRKYFPGYILVRMELTDETWHIVRGTPKITGFVGGDKTPPPISDDEVAAMTQQIKEGAAKPKPKILFDEGDSVRVVSGPFANFSGYIDEVMEDKEKLKVMVHVFGRATPVVLDYTNVEKA from the coding sequence ATGTCCAAGCAGTGGTACATCGTCCATACCTATTCGGGTCACGAGAACAAGGCCATGCAGGCCTTGCTCGAGCGCGCGAAGGCGATGGGCAAGGAAGAGCTCTTCGACGAAGTGCTGATTCCCGAGGAGACCGTCGTCGAGATGGTCAAGGGAACCAAGCGCACGTCGAAGCGGAAGTACTTCCCCGGTTACATCCTGGTGCGGATGGAGCTCACGGACGAGACCTGGCACATCGTGCGGGGCACTCCGAAGATCACGGGCTTCGTGGGGGGCGACAAGACGCCGCCGCCGATCTCGGACGACGAGGTCGCGGCGATGACGCAACAGATCAAGGAAGGCGCGGCGAAGCCGAAGCCCAAGATCCTGTTCGACGAGGGTGACAGCGTCCGCGTGGTGAGCGGCCCCTTCGCCAACTTCTCCGGCTACATCGACGAAGTGATGGAAGACAAGGAGAAGCTCAAGGTGATGGTGCACGTCTTCGGCCGCGCGACGCCGGTGGTCCTCGACTACACGAACGTCGAGAAGGCGTAG
- the rplL gene encoding 50S ribosomal protein L7/L12 — protein sequence MADLNQIVEDLSSLTVMEAAELAKLLEEKWGVSAAAPVAVAAGGAVAGDAGAVEEKDEFDVVLISSGDKKIQVIKEVRAITGLGLKEAKELVEGAPKPLKEGVPKDEADKLKEQIEGAGGQVDIK from the coding sequence ATGGCCGATCTCAACCAAATCGTGGAAGACCTCTCCAGCCTCACCGTGATGGAGGCTGCCGAACTCGCGAAGCTGCTCGAGGAGAAGTGGGGCGTGAGCGCCGCCGCTCCCGTGGCGGTGGCGGCGGGCGGCGCCGTGGCAGGGGATGCCGGCGCGGTCGAGGAGAAGGACGAGTTCGACGTCGTCCTGATCTCGTCGGGCGACAAGAAGATCCAGGTGATCAAGGAAGTCCGCGCGATCACGGGCCTGGGCCTCAAGGAGGCGAAGGAGCTGGTCGAGGGCGCGCCGAAGCCGTTGAAGGAAGGTGTGCCGAAGGACGAGGCCGACAAGCTGAAGGAGCAGATCGAAGGCGCCGGCGGCCAGGTCGACATCAAGTAG
- the rplA gene encoding 50S ribosomal protein L1 yields the protein MAKNKRYEANAANVDRDKSYPLSEAVGLLKDGPEPKFDESVDLAMNLGVDPRHADQMVRGAMVLPHGIGKETRVLVFAKGEKESEAKEAGADYVGGDELAKKIQDEGWMDFERVIATPDMMSVVGRLGKVLGPRGLMPNPKLGTVTMDVGNAVRENKAGKVEYRVDKSGIVHVVVGKRSFDAEKIVDNAAALIDAIIKAKPAAAKGVYLKKISISTTMGPGIRIDPSSVPAAAA from the coding sequence ATGGCCAAGAACAAGCGCTACGAAGCGAACGCGGCGAACGTCGACCGCGACAAGTCCTACCCGCTCAGCGAAGCGGTCGGTCTGCTCAAGGACGGCCCGGAGCCGAAGTTCGACGAGAGCGTCGATCTCGCGATGAACCTGGGTGTCGATCCGCGCCACGCGGACCAGATGGTGCGGGGTGCCATGGTGCTGCCCCACGGCATCGGCAAGGAGACCCGCGTGCTGGTCTTCGCGAAGGGCGAGAAGGAGTCCGAGGCGAAGGAGGCCGGCGCCGACTACGTGGGTGGCGACGAGCTGGCGAAGAAGATCCAGGACGAAGGCTGGATGGACTTCGAACGCGTGATCGCGACGCCCGACATGATGAGCGTCGTGGGTCGGCTCGGGAAGGTGCTCGGCCCGCGCGGCCTGATGCCCAACCCGAAGCTCGGCACGGTGACGATGGACGTCGGCAACGCCGTCCGTGAGAACAAGGCGGGCAAGGTCGAGTACCGCGTCGACAAGTCCGGCATCGTGCATGTCGTGGTGGGCAAGCGCTCCTTCGACGCGGAGAAGATCGTGGATAACGCGGCGGCCTTGATCGACGCGATCATCAAGGCCAAGCCGGCTGCCGCGAAGGGCGTCTATCTCAAGAAGATCTCGATCTCGACGACGATGGGCCCGGGTATCCGGATCGATCCGTCGAGTGTTCCCGCGGCAGCGGCTTAA